A window of Sphingobium herbicidovorans contains these coding sequences:
- a CDS encoding TadE/TadG family type IV pilus assembly protein codes for MAIAIEDPSMNRSQTSGIRQAITRSIPSRRDLLRCQSGIALTEFAMAFPILLIFATSGLELTNYALTVKRVGELAVMVSDNASRMGAQSAINNKPVSEAEINDVFIGADLQAANLNLSQKGKIVLSSLQRNEDGGQTIKWQRCFGGGAYQSAYGPEGTGATGTSFVGMGPEDHEVTAAAGTAVMVVEIHYTYKRLMPIITLPLHDITEFSAYNVRDSRDITQVYNTENVTPSTCT; via the coding sequence TTGGCCATTGCGATTGAGGATCCATCAATGAACAGGTCTCAAACCTCAGGCATCCGACAGGCGATCACCAGATCCATTCCCTCGCGGCGTGATCTTCTGCGGTGCCAGAGCGGCATCGCCTTGACCGAGTTCGCGATGGCTTTCCCCATTCTGCTGATCTTCGCCACATCTGGCCTGGAACTCACCAACTATGCCCTGACCGTGAAGAGAGTCGGCGAACTCGCGGTCATGGTATCGGACAACGCGTCCCGGATGGGTGCTCAAAGCGCCATTAACAACAAGCCGGTTAGCGAGGCGGAGATCAACGACGTTTTCATCGGCGCGGATCTGCAAGCAGCCAATCTGAATCTCAGTCAAAAGGGCAAGATCGTCCTTTCCAGCCTGCAGCGAAATGAAGATGGCGGGCAGACGATAAAATGGCAGCGATGCTTTGGAGGGGGCGCTTATCAGTCCGCTTACGGACCAGAGGGTACAGGCGCCACGGGCACCAGTTTCGTCGGCATGGGACCGGAGGATCATGAGGTTACTGCAGCGGCGGGGACGGCGGTGATGGTGGTGGAAATCCACTACACCTACAAACGACTGATGCCCATTATCACGCTGCCGCTACACGACATTACGGAGTTTTCGGCCTATAACGTCCGCGATAGTCGAGACATCACACAGGTTTACAATACCGAGAATGTGACGCCATCGACCTGCACCTGA
- a CDS encoding pyruvate dehydrogenase complex E1 component subunit beta produces the protein MGIEIKMPALSPTMEEGTLAKWLVKEGDEVRSGDILAEIETDKATMEFEAVDEGKIGAIVIPEGTEGVKVGTVIATMAGEGGDAAKPAPRAKENAPAAKAEAAAEAPKKAVSGTAKLDTDVKASVADPDVPEGAEYVKTTVREALRDAMAEEMRRDERVFVMGEEVAEYQGAYKVTQGLLDEFGDKRVIDTPITEYGFAGIGAGAAMGGLRPVIEFMTFNFAMQAIDHIINSAAKTNYMSGGQMRCPIVFRGPNGAASRVGAQHSQNYGPWYAAVPGLIVIAPYDAADAKGLLKAAIRSEDPVVFLENELVYGRSFDVPKVDDYVLPIGKARVMRAGKDVTLVSYSIGVGIALEAAETLAGEGIDAEVIDLRTLRPLDTATVLESLKKTNRLVVVEEGWPVCSIASEIAAVVMEQGFDDLDAPVLRVTNEDVPLPYAANLEKAALIDAARVVAAAKKVCYR, from the coding sequence ATGGGTATCGAAATCAAGATGCCAGCGCTCTCCCCGACGATGGAGGAAGGCACGCTGGCCAAATGGCTTGTGAAGGAAGGCGACGAAGTGCGCTCGGGCGATATTCTCGCCGAGATCGAGACTGATAAGGCGACGATGGAATTTGAAGCGGTCGATGAAGGCAAGATCGGCGCGATCGTCATTCCCGAGGGCACCGAAGGCGTGAAAGTCGGCACGGTCATCGCGACAATGGCTGGCGAGGGCGGCGATGCCGCTAAGCCTGCGCCGAGGGCGAAGGAAAACGCGCCTGCCGCCAAGGCGGAGGCGGCCGCTGAGGCGCCGAAGAAGGCGGTCAGCGGAACGGCCAAGCTGGATACGGACGTAAAGGCCAGCGTGGCTGACCCTGATGTTCCCGAAGGCGCCGAATATGTAAAAACGACGGTGCGTGAAGCGCTGCGCGATGCCATGGCCGAAGAAATGCGCCGCGATGAGCGGGTATTCGTCATGGGTGAGGAAGTGGCTGAATATCAGGGCGCTTACAAGGTGACCCAAGGCCTTCTCGATGAGTTTGGCGATAAGCGCGTCATCGACACGCCGATCACCGAATATGGCTTTGCCGGTATTGGCGCTGGCGCCGCGATGGGCGGCCTTCGCCCGGTCATCGAGTTCATGACGTTCAACTTCGCCATGCAGGCGATTGACCACATCATCAACTCGGCGGCCAAGACCAACTATATGTCGGGCGGCCAGATGCGCTGTCCCATAGTGTTCCGTGGCCCCAATGGCGCGGCGAGCCGCGTCGGGGCCCAGCACAGCCAGAATTATGGACCTTGGTATGCGGCTGTTCCGGGCCTTATCGTCATCGCGCCCTATGATGCGGCCGATGCGAAGGGTTTGCTGAAGGCCGCCATCCGGTCAGAAGACCCGGTCGTTTTCCTGGAGAATGAGCTGGTCTACGGCCGGAGCTTCGACGTGCCGAAGGTGGATGACTATGTCCTGCCGATCGGCAAGGCCCGTGTAATGCGCGCGGGCAAGGATGTGACGCTGGTCAGTTATTCGATCGGTGTCGGCATCGCGCTGGAAGCGGCGGAAACGCTGGCGGGCGAGGGCATAGATGCGGAGGTCATCGATCTGCGCACGTTGCGACCGCTGGACACCGCGACCGTGTTGGAGAGCCTCAAGAAGACCAATCGCCTCGTCGTGGTCGAGGAAGGTTGGCCGGTTTGCTCGATCGCGTCGGAAATCGCCGCCGTGGTGATGGAGCAGGGTTTCGACGACCTGGATGCGCCAGTTTTGCGCGTGACCAACGAGGATGTGCCGCTGCCCTATGCCGCGAACCTTGAAAAGGCGGCGCTTATCGACGCGGCGCGTGTCGTCGCTGCGGCGAAGAAGGTTTGCTATCGTTGA
- the leuA gene encoding 2-isopropylmalate synthase, whose protein sequence is MMLTDPSQKYRAFPQVDLPNRQWPGAVITSPPRWLSTDLRDGNQSLIDPMNAEKKRRFFDLLLKVGVKEIEVGFPASGATDFDFIAGLVRDGAIPDDVFPQVLTQAREDLIATTFESLRGAKKAIVHVYNAVSPAWRNIVFQMDRPQIKEIAINAAKLLRDNAAKQPDTDWHFEYSPETFSTAELDFSLECCEAVMEILQPTPEKPLILNLPATVEAATPNIYADQIEWMCRNISRRDSVVISLHTHNDRGTGVAAAELGLMAGADRIEGCLFGNGERTGNCDLVTVALNMYTQGINPGLDFSDIDEVIQTVEYCNQLPVHPRHPYAGELVFTAFSGSHQDAIKKGFAAQEVRNDQIWDVPYLPIDPKDLGRDYEAVIRVNSQSGKGGVAWVLQQDKGLKLPKRMQADFSRVVQALADQSSRELNAADIWAAFEDHYRLSGDQPYRLIDYNESGHAGDRIFTGKIAHKGGERSISGRGNGLISSVLAALRDDLGVDLEVADYSEHAIGVGTDVAAAAYVECRTPDGRTVFGIGTDTDIATASVQAVLSAANSIS, encoded by the coding sequence ATGGCCCGGCGCCGTCATCACCTCGCCGCCGCGTTGGCTGTCAACCGACCTGCGAGACGGCAACCAGTCGCTGATCGATCCCATGAACGCCGAAAAGAAGCGCCGCTTCTTCGACCTGCTGCTCAAGGTTGGCGTCAAGGAGATCGAGGTCGGCTTTCCCGCCTCGGGCGCGACCGATTTCGACTTCATCGCCGGGCTGGTGCGCGACGGCGCGATCCCCGACGATGTATTCCCGCAAGTGCTGACGCAGGCGCGTGAAGACCTGATCGCCACAACCTTCGAAAGCCTGCGCGGCGCGAAGAAGGCCATCGTTCACGTTTACAACGCCGTGTCGCCCGCCTGGCGCAATATCGTGTTCCAGATGGATCGCCCGCAGATCAAGGAAATCGCGATCAACGCGGCCAAGCTGCTGCGCGACAATGCGGCAAAGCAGCCCGACACCGACTGGCATTTCGAATATTCGCCGGAAACCTTCTCCACGGCCGAACTGGATTTCAGCCTGGAATGCTGTGAAGCGGTGATGGAAATCCTCCAGCCGACGCCGGAAAAGCCGCTGATCCTGAACCTGCCCGCCACGGTAGAGGCCGCGACGCCCAACATCTATGCCGACCAGATCGAATGGATGTGCCGCAACATCTCGCGCCGCGACAGCGTCGTCATCTCGCTGCACACCCATAACGACCGGGGCACCGGCGTCGCCGCGGCGGAACTGGGCCTGATGGCGGGCGCGGACCGCATCGAAGGCTGCCTGTTCGGCAATGGCGAGCGGACCGGCAACTGCGATCTGGTGACCGTCGCGCTCAACATGTACACGCAGGGCATCAATCCGGGGCTGGATTTCTCCGACATCGATGAGGTCATCCAGACCGTCGAATATTGCAACCAGCTGCCCGTCCACCCGCGCCATCCCTATGCGGGCGAACTGGTGTTCACCGCCTTTTCCGGCTCGCATCAGGACGCGATCAAAAAGGGTTTTGCGGCGCAGGAAGTCCGCAACGACCAGATCTGGGACGTGCCCTATCTGCCCATCGACCCGAAGGATCTGGGCCGCGATTATGAAGCGGTGATCCGCGTCAATTCGCAATCGGGCAAGGGCGGCGTCGCCTGGGTGCTGCAACAGGACAAGGGGCTGAAGCTGCCCAAGCGGATGCAGGCCGACTTCTCCCGCGTCGTGCAGGCGCTGGCGGACCAGAGCAGCCGCGAACTCAACGCCGCCGACATCTGGGCCGCGTTCGAGGATCATTACCGCCTGTCCGGCGACCAGCCCTACAGGCTCATCGACTATAATGAGAGCGGCCATGCGGGCGACCGCATCTTCACCGGCAAGATCGCGCACAAGGGCGGCGAGCGCTCCATTTCCGGACGCGGCAACGGGCTGATCTCCTCGGTGCTGGCTGCGTTGCGCGATGACCTTGGCGTCGATCTGGAAGTGGCTGATTACAGCGAGCATGCAATCGGCGTCGGCACGGACGTCGCTGCGGCGGCCTATGTCGAATGCCGCACGCCTGACGGTCGCACGGTCTTTGGCATCGGCACCGACACCGATATCGCGACCGCATCGGTTCAGGCCGTACTGTCGGCCGCCAACAGCATTTCATAA
- a CDS encoding TadE/TadG family type IV pilus assembly protein yields MEFAFVAPILVLMLMFLFDTGYYLYARAILSGEIQAAGRASALETATQANRALLDNSVETAVKRLVGGGTLHFDRLAFKSYGRAQSRAEAFIDSNGDNICNNNESFDDANANGVRDTDSGVAGQGGAKDVTIYSATLEYDRLFPMASLLGWSQQVSVTAHTILRNQPFDKQAEALIGHCD; encoded by the coding sequence GTGGAGTTCGCCTTCGTCGCGCCCATCCTCGTGCTCATGCTGATGTTCCTGTTCGACACCGGCTATTATCTCTACGCCCGCGCCATATTAAGCGGAGAAATACAGGCTGCAGGGCGGGCGTCAGCTCTCGAAACGGCTACCCAGGCCAACCGCGCATTGCTGGACAACTCGGTCGAGACGGCGGTGAAACGACTGGTTGGTGGCGGGACACTCCACTTTGATCGCCTGGCCTTCAAATCCTACGGCCGCGCCCAGTCCAGGGCAGAGGCCTTTATCGACTCCAACGGCGACAACATCTGCAACAACAATGAAAGCTTCGACGACGCCAACGCCAACGGCGTACGCGATACCGATTCGGGCGTAGCCGGCCAAGGCGGCGCAAAGGACGTCACAATCTATTCCGCGACGCTGGAATATGATCGCCTTTTCCCGATGGCGTCACTGTTGGGCTGGAGCCAGCAGGTCAGCGTCACCGCACACACCATTTTACGCAATCAGCCTTTCGATAAGCAGGCGGAAGCCTTGATTGGCCATTGCGATTGA
- a CDS encoding TadE/TadG family type IV pilus assembly protein, translating into MGDRIKRALFILMRLYHNQAGNTLAIVAAAIFPLAALIGGGVDISRIYLTKTRLQQACDAGALAGRRAMTGLTWTTGQDNGSSEDTANRFFTVNFPANKYGTKSGAVVYSASETGAVTGNATVVVPMTLMSLFQMPDKTVTATCTADLQLPNTDVMFVLDTTLSMNEINTGDSQSRIEVLRSAVSSFYTELENVRPAGSHIRYGFVPYSGTVNVGTLLKPAWLQDNPIYDSREADGTSTQITTKKSGGGFEPETLKSWTNWQTTSGSYGPGTPYYGEPENCVAPAKTLSDKTVQTSWNPNSSALPRSRVHTRTRHGTTYSASLSGGVCTIKSTVYNNLVEERTETISQNPNAGQPIPETETTTTTTHYHWIYRPISYDISALKVTDSNGNVKGNSFKAPVENASASGHPRERTITWNASNGCIEERGSGYDMDVDLVPDPTRPETQWKPYLPRLVYGRDQTTTGYQKPAPEGQRYPTAWLNRWAFSGSPLETKTRDFNLNDTTNFYTPSVDLWQSGACPTAARKLSEIDATTLNAYLDSLTPAGFTYHDIGMLWGLRLMSREGLFAAEHAAAESSGRYARNLIFMTDGQTDTRIGAYDAWGLSAMTRRRTPTNRVPTDEEQNALTETRLTQLCNVAKNQKNITVWVIAFGTELSPLLSGCASPGRAYQADNADQLTATFSQIASQIAQLRVTR; encoded by the coding sequence ATGGGCGACAGGATCAAGCGCGCGCTGTTCATTTTGATGCGGCTCTATCACAATCAGGCTGGCAATACGCTGGCGATCGTGGCGGCTGCCATCTTCCCTCTGGCCGCGCTGATTGGCGGCGGCGTGGATATCAGCCGCATCTACCTGACCAAGACGCGGCTGCAACAGGCATGCGACGCTGGCGCGCTTGCCGGGCGACGCGCCATGACGGGTCTCACCTGGACAACGGGGCAGGATAACGGAAGCTCAGAGGACACCGCCAACCGCTTTTTCACCGTTAACTTCCCCGCCAACAAATATGGGACAAAGTCCGGCGCGGTCGTCTATTCGGCCAGCGAGACGGGCGCCGTCACCGGCAACGCGACGGTGGTCGTTCCGATGACGCTGATGTCGCTTTTTCAGATGCCGGACAAAACGGTAACGGCGACCTGTACCGCCGATCTTCAATTACCGAATACCGACGTGATGTTCGTTCTGGATACGACCTTGTCCATGAATGAAATCAACACCGGCGATTCCCAAAGCCGAATCGAGGTGCTGCGCAGTGCCGTGAGCAGCTTCTATACAGAGCTGGAAAATGTCCGGCCCGCTGGCTCGCATATTCGCTATGGCTTCGTTCCCTATTCGGGAACCGTAAATGTTGGAACGCTGCTGAAACCAGCATGGCTTCAGGACAACCCCATCTACGACTCGCGGGAGGCCGACGGCACGTCCACCCAAATCACGACCAAGAAATCGGGCGGCGGGTTTGAACCCGAAACGCTCAAGAGTTGGACTAATTGGCAAACGACCAGCGGTTCGTACGGCCCCGGCACGCCTTACTACGGGGAACCGGAAAACTGCGTCGCGCCAGCCAAGACCCTGTCAGATAAGACGGTCCAGACATCCTGGAATCCGAACTCAAGCGCGCTGCCGCGTTCTCGCGTCCACACACGCACACGGCACGGGACAACCTATTCGGCCAGCCTCTCGGGCGGCGTATGCACAATCAAGTCAACCGTCTACAACAATCTGGTCGAGGAGCGGACGGAAACGATCAGCCAAAATCCCAACGCCGGACAGCCGATCCCTGAAACGGAAACCACGACCACAACCACGCATTACCATTGGATTTACAGGCCAATTTCCTATGACATTTCCGCTCTGAAAGTCACAGACAGCAACGGAAACGTCAAGGGTAACAGCTTCAAGGCGCCAGTTGAGAACGCAAGCGCAAGCGGTCATCCCAGAGAGCGCACGATCACGTGGAACGCATCCAACGGCTGCATCGAGGAACGCGGAAGCGGCTATGACATGGATGTCGATCTGGTTCCGGATCCCACGCGGCCCGAAACCCAATGGAAGCCATATCTGCCCCGCCTCGTCTATGGCCGTGACCAGACGACGACAGGATATCAGAAGCCGGCACCAGAGGGGCAAAGATACCCTACAGCGTGGCTCAATAGATGGGCGTTCAGTGGATCGCCCCTTGAAACCAAGACGCGCGACTTCAACCTCAACGATACCACCAACTTCTACACGCCGTCAGTAGATTTGTGGCAATCCGGCGCTTGCCCAACCGCTGCCCGTAAACTGTCGGAAATAGACGCCACTACGCTTAACGCATATCTTGACAGCCTCACGCCAGCGGGCTTCACCTATCACGACATCGGCATGTTGTGGGGTCTGCGCCTGATGTCCCGCGAGGGTCTGTTTGCAGCGGAACACGCAGCCGCCGAATCATCGGGCCGGTACGCCCGTAACCTGATATTCATGACCGACGGCCAGACTGACACGCGCATCGGAGCATATGATGCTTGGGGCTTATCAGCCATGACGCGGCGACGTACCCCCACCAATCGTGTGCCGACCGATGAAGAACAGAATGCACTTACTGAAACGCGGCTGACCCAGCTGTGCAATGTAGCCAAAAATCAAAAGAACATCACGGTATGGGTGATCGCCTTCGGTACGGAACTCAGCCCTCTTTTGTCGGGCTGTGCGTCCCCCGGTCGCGCTTATCAGGCCGATAACGCCGATCAGCTGACGGCCACTTTCTCCCAGATCGCATCGCAGATCGCCCAGTTGCGGGTGACACGATGA
- the trmFO gene encoding methylenetetrahydrofolate--tRNA-(uracil(54)-C(5))-methyltransferase (FADH(2)-oxidizing) TrmFO, with amino-acid sequence MTNHQVHIIGGGLAGSEAAWQLAEAGIKVRLSEMRGSGDMTPAHQTDGLAELVCSNSFRSDDPDKNAVGLLHQEMRRLGSLIMAQAEPAKVPAGSALAVDRHIFSEGVTRTLCDHPNVKVVRERIDTLPAEGMTIVATGPLTAPALAASIGQAAGMDHLAFFDAIAPVVHFDSIDMDKCWMANRWDKIGPGGGEGTDYINCPMTRDQYQAFVQGLLDGDKTEFKEWEKNTPYFEGCMPIEVMASRGPETLRHGPMKPMGLDDPRTGRWPYAVVQLRQDNASGTLWNMVGFQTKLKHGAQVDLFRTIPGLENAEFARLGGLHRNTFIQSPKLLDATLRLKNAPHIRFAGQMTGCEGYVESAAIGLLAGRFAAAEILGQQLAPPPGETALGALLGHVIGNVETADYQPMNVNFGLFPPIDDVKKKQRKEAMTSRARAALGLWLGELQPA; translated from the coding sequence GTGACAAATCACCAGGTCCACATAATCGGCGGCGGTCTCGCCGGCTCCGAAGCCGCCTGGCAACTGGCGGAGGCGGGCATCAAAGTCCGTCTCTCCGAAATGCGCGGCTCAGGCGACATGACTCCGGCGCATCAGACCGATGGCCTCGCCGAACTGGTTTGCTCGAACAGCTTTCGTTCCGATGATCCCGACAAGAACGCCGTCGGCCTGCTCCACCAGGAAATGCGCCGCCTCGGCTCCCTCATCATGGCGCAGGCTGAACCGGCCAAAGTCCCGGCAGGATCCGCGCTGGCGGTTGATCGGCACATCTTTTCAGAAGGCGTCACCCGCACGCTTTGCGACCATCCAAATGTAAAGGTCGTCCGCGAACGGATCGACACCCTTCCGGCCGAAGGCATGACGATCGTCGCCACCGGCCCGCTCACCGCACCCGCGCTGGCCGCCAGTATCGGTCAGGCAGCAGGCATGGACCACCTCGCCTTCTTCGACGCCATCGCGCCCGTCGTCCATTTCGACAGCATCGACATGGACAAATGCTGGATGGCCAATCGCTGGGACAAGATCGGCCCCGGTGGCGGAGAGGGTACGGATTACATCAATTGCCCGATGACCAGGGATCAGTATCAGGCCTTTGTCCAGGGACTGCTCGACGGCGACAAGACCGAATTCAAGGAGTGGGAAAAGAACACCCCCTATTTTGAAGGCTGCATGCCGATTGAGGTGATGGCGTCCCGGGGGCCTGAAACCCTGCGCCATGGTCCGATGAAGCCGATGGGTCTGGATGACCCCCGCACCGGCCGCTGGCCCTACGCTGTCGTCCAACTGCGTCAGGACAATGCGTCCGGCACGCTGTGGAACATGGTCGGCTTCCAGACGAAGCTGAAACATGGCGCGCAGGTCGATCTGTTCCGCACGATCCCCGGTCTGGAAAATGCCGAGTTCGCCCGGCTCGGCGGCCTTCACCGCAACACGTTCATTCAAAGCCCCAAGCTCCTTGACGCCACGCTCCGGTTGAAGAACGCCCCCCATATACGTTTCGCCGGCCAAATGACCGGCTGCGAAGGCTATGTCGAAAGCGCGGCGATCGGACTGCTCGCGGGCCGTTTCGCCGCGGCAGAAATATTGGGGCAGCAACTGGCTCCCCCGCCTGGCGAAACTGCGTTGGGCGCGCTGCTAGGCCATGTCATCGGCAACGTCGAAACAGCCGACTATCAGCCAATGAACGTCAATTTCGGCCTGTTCCCGCCGATAGACGATGTGAAGAAAAAACAGCGCAAGGAAGCGATGACGTCGCGCGCGCGCGCGGCCCTGGGCCTTTGGCTGGGCGAACTCCAGCCCGCCTGA
- the pdhA gene encoding pyruvate dehydrogenase (acetyl-transferring) E1 component subunit alpha has translation MAKPTTPRPSRAKAKAQSPASADHNRPRPEAPSDYKATKEELLEFYRQMVLIRRFEEKAGQLYGLGLIGGFCHLYIGQEAVAVGIQSALKPGKDSVITGYRDHGHMLAYGIDPNVIMAELTGREAGISKGKGGSMHMFSVEHKFFGGHGIVGAQVSLGAGLGFAHKYKGDGGVCVAYFGDGAANQGQVYESFNMAELWKLPIIFVIENNQYAMGTSVNRSSAEDQLYRRGESFRIPGIQVNGMDVLAVRGATEEALKWVQGGNGPILLEMKTYRYRGHSMSDPAKYRSREEVQAMREKSDPIEGAKKYLMDAGVSEDELKKVDQDIRKIVSDAADFAETSPEPEMSELYTDVLVEQY, from the coding sequence TTGGCGAAACCAACGACGCCGCGTCCGTCGCGTGCAAAGGCAAAGGCGCAAAGCCCTGCCAGCGCGGACCACAACCGGCCTCGCCCCGAAGCACCGAGCGATTACAAGGCGACCAAGGAAGAATTGCTGGAATTCTATCGGCAAATGGTCCTCATCCGCCGCTTTGAGGAAAAGGCGGGGCAGCTTTATGGCCTCGGCCTGATCGGCGGCTTTTGTCATCTCTATATCGGCCAGGAAGCGGTTGCCGTGGGCATCCAGTCGGCGCTCAAGCCCGGCAAGGACAGCGTTATCACCGGCTATCGCGACCACGGCCACATGCTTGCCTATGGCATAGATCCGAATGTCATCATGGCTGAGCTGACCGGTCGCGAGGCGGGCATTTCGAAGGGCAAGGGCGGCTCGATGCACATGTTCAGCGTCGAGCATAAGTTTTTCGGCGGTCACGGGATCGTCGGCGCTCAGGTATCACTCGGCGCGGGCTTGGGTTTCGCGCACAAATATAAGGGCGATGGGGGCGTGTGCGTTGCCTATTTCGGCGACGGCGCGGCCAATCAGGGCCAGGTCTATGAAAGCTTCAACATGGCTGAGCTATGGAAGCTGCCGATCATCTTCGTGATCGAAAACAATCAATACGCCATGGGCACCAGCGTTAATCGCTCGTCAGCCGAGGATCAGCTTTATCGCCGCGGCGAAAGTTTCCGTATCCCCGGCATCCAGGTCAATGGCATGGACGTCCTTGCGGTGCGCGGCGCGACTGAGGAAGCGCTTAAATGGGTGCAGGGTGGCAATGGCCCCATTCTTCTGGAAATGAAGACCTATCGCTACCGCGGCCACTCCATGTCCGACCCCGCGAAATACCGTTCGCGCGAGGAAGTGCAGGCCATGCGCGAAAAATCCGACCCGATCGAGGGTGCGAAGAAGTATCTGATGGACGCAGGCGTCAGCGAGGATGAACTCAAAAAGGTTGATCAGGACATTCGCAAGATCGTGAGCGACGCGGCCGACTTCGCCGAAACATCGCCGGAGCCGGAAATGTCCGAACTCTATACCGACGTGCTGGTGGAGCAATATTGA
- a CDS encoding EF-hand domain-containing protein encodes MGRIMAGAGATLLLVAASLFWWQGRAANGPAPEAVIAPPPPPANDALPEGDPDAVGKPLPRPGEASPQSREQKRFARYDRDRDGVITRIEMMGSRVKAFKKLDKDGDNLLSFEEWAVATSDRFAQADANGDGKLTPAEFASTAPKRSPKPRCKC; translated from the coding sequence GTGGGACGGATCATGGCAGGCGCCGGCGCAACATTGCTGCTGGTCGCGGCAAGCCTTTTCTGGTGGCAGGGGCGCGCGGCCAATGGTCCCGCGCCTGAGGCCGTGATAGCGCCTCCGCCGCCTCCCGCCAACGATGCGTTGCCGGAGGGCGATCCAGATGCCGTTGGAAAGCCGCTGCCCCGTCCCGGTGAGGCAAGCCCGCAAAGCCGCGAACAGAAGCGCTTTGCTCGATACGATCGCGACCGGGATGGCGTGATTACGCGGATCGAGATGATGGGCAGCCGGGTCAAGGCTTTCAAGAAGCTCGATAAGGATGGTGACAATCTGCTGTCGTTCGAGGAATGGGCGGTTGCGACATCCGACCGCTTCGCGCAGGCGGATGCGAATGGCGATGGCAAGCTGACCCCGGCGGAGTTCGCCAGTACCGCCCCCAAGCGCAGTCCCAAGCCGCGCTGTAAATGCTGA
- a CDS encoding FtsB family cell division protein, protein MAHIAKLRTLLFSAFGPAIAVLLLLFFAGYVVLGSNGVLAWGDYSRQLHGAKGELKSVQTQRNELRNRVDLLNPRRVDPDLSDELIRRQLGVIHHDEVIVPLN, encoded by the coding sequence ATGGCGCACATCGCTAAGCTTCGCACATTGTTGTTTTCGGCCTTCGGCCCGGCGATCGCTGTGCTTCTGCTTCTTTTCTTTGCCGGCTATGTGGTGCTCGGTTCCAATGGCGTCCTTGCCTGGGGTGATTACTCGCGCCAGCTTCATGGCGCCAAGGGGGAATTGAAGTCCGTCCAGACCCAGCGCAATGAGCTCCGCAACCGCGTGGACCTGCTCAATCCGCGTCGCGTTGACCCTGATCTGAGTGATGAGCTGATCCGGCGCCAGCTCGGCGTAATCCATCACGACGAAGTGATCGTTCCCCTGAACTGA